Proteins from a single region of Salvelinus fontinalis isolate EN_2023a chromosome 15, ASM2944872v1, whole genome shotgun sequence:
- the LOC129811869 gene encoding insulinoma-associated protein 2-like — protein MPRGFLVKRSKRGSAASYRTRNDNELPKVDMHVHTPEGRTGVPNAYPIVPLSEDGTFGEPWTSDPAEADQVQLPESADKVEIREDFGKYPLHYPLTEPDHDGSPGRADLSYSPIKPVGTELEKSFFDRCMSSPTVTETFPMSTPVSSIERLLLNHAPFGHSDMKFDPPVHLYPSLHHAMKRTYMEPERKTKPAPKKPKVIRKLSLEDEIFTSPVLGLRIKKETPEFKAATASSGKKKPLGEFICQLCKEEYLDPFSLAQHKCSRIVRIEYRCPECDKVFSCPANLASHRRWHKPRPVNNGEAQSAKKSQPEAQLHERTSVEGKENASELRVNNQHHVSLDSSICQRSITVDSSHRQEQILRRAQESPPPFDPRYRVTEKSMDLHIRVGDSSSTMHCPETDVASPFLQNSGTVEEIYECRYCSKKFRRQAYLRKHLAAHETIKVSPYNQIESGQITFPCHLCGAHFPSAEIRDKHRVWHAMRDDILMNPGKIAGRPELIRPDLTQGDQQIFTCKHCPSTFFSSPGLTRHINKSHPTENRQVMLLQMAVRPGC, from the coding sequence ATGCCCAGAGGATTTTTAGTGAAGAGGAGTAAACGCGGCTCAGCGGCTTCTTACAGAACTCGTAATGACAACGAACTGCCAAAAGTGGACATGCATGTGCATACACCGGAGGGGCGAACTGGTGTGCCTAATGCGTACCCAATTGTGCCGTTATCCGAGGATGGTACATTTGGAGAGCCATGGACCAGCGACCCGGCTGAAGCGGATCAGGTTCAGCTGCCGGAGAGCGCAGACAAGGTGGAGATCAGGGAGGACTTTGGGAAataccccctacactatcccctcactgAACCGGACCATGACGGGTCTCCTGGCCGGGCTGACCTCTCCTATAGCCCGATAAAACCAGTTGGCACTGAGCTGGAAAAATCTTTCTTCGACCGGTGTATGAGTTCACCAACCGTGACAGAGACGTTCCCGATGAGCACGCCCGTGTCCTCAATAGAAAGACTTCTACTAAATCACGCGCCCTTTGGACACTCTGATATGAAATTCGACCCACCTGTgcacctctacccatctctccatCATGCTATGAAGCGCACGTACATGGAGCCGGAGCGAAAGACCAAGCCAGCACCCAAAAAGCCTAAAGTGATCAGGAAGCTCAGTTTAGAGGATGAAATCTTCACCTCACCAGTGCTTGGGCTGAGAATTAAGAAGGAGACCCCTGAATTTAAAGCAGCAACAGCATCTTCTGGTAAAAAGAAACCGTTGGGAGAATTCATCTGCCAACTCTGCAAAGAGGAATATCTTGACCCTTTCTCCCTCGCACAACACAAGTGCTCCAGGATTGTGCGCATAGAGTACCGCTGTCCAGAGTGCGACAAAGTTTTCAGCTGTCCTGCCAACCTGGCCTCTCATCGCAGGTGGCATAAGCCTCGTCCGGTTAACAACGGAGAGGCACAGAGCGCAAAAAAGTCACAACCAGAGGCACAGTTGCACGAGAGGACATCCGTGGAAGGGAAAGAGAATGCGAGCGAGTTGAGAGTTAACAATCAGCACCACGTCTCTCTGGACAGCTCCATTTGTCAGCGGTCCATCACGGTGGACAGCTCCCACAGACAAGAACAGATACTCAGGAGGGCACAGGAGAGCCCGCCGCCCTTCGATCCGCGCTACCGGGTCACGGAGAAAAGCATGGACCTGCACATCAGAGTGGGTGACAGCTCAAGCACAATGCATTGTCCGGAGACTGACGTTGCCTCTCCCTTCTTACAGAACTCCGGGACAGTTGAGGAGATTTACGAATGTCGCTATTGCAGCAAGAAGTTCCGAAGACAAGCGTATCTGAGGAAACATCTTGCGGCGCACGAGACAATCAAAGTCTCGCCCTATAACCAGATAGAGAGTGGGCAAATCACGTTTCCCTGTCACTTGTGCGGTGCCCATTTCCCATCCGCTGAAATTCGGGACAAGCACAGAGTTTGGCATGCAATGAGAGACGACATTCTAATGAATCCAGGGAAGATTGCGGGTAGACCAGAATTAATTAGACCAGACCTTACACAGGGAGATCAACAGATATTCACCTGTAAGCACTGCCCCTCTACCTTCTTCAGTTCTCCTGGGCTCACGAGGCATATCAACAAGTCTCACCCTACAGAGAACCGGCAGGTGATGCTGCTACAGATGGCAGTCCGGCCCGGCTGCTAA
- the LOC129811870 gene encoding NF-kappa-B inhibitor alpha-like isoform X1 produces the protein MSNSELQPAQQPVSTMDLHRASILNHMDYNTDGRHSKDRKVQSINEERLDSGLDSLKDEEYEVVASELECLRVDCPSPQRDECANEPWKEHVLEDGDTLLHLAIIHEAKDCARKLIELSCNEPFLNQQNYQRQTPLHLAVITEQAEIVERLLKAGCDPMLVDDSGNTALHIACRKGSLTCFSVLTQTQGCSTQLTAIMATPNYSGQNCLHLVSIHGFLSLVESLVALGADIDAQEQCNGRSPLHLAVDLQNLDLVRLLVSNGANVNSLTYGGHTPYHLTYGRQNAAIQRELYELTAQELRELPDSESEDSEEEGQSDEEEVTCWYDDIQWNMHK, from the exons ATGTCAAATTCCGAATTACAACCAGCACAGCAGCCAGTGTCAACAATGGACCTTCATCGAGCTAGTATCCTCAACCACATGGATTATAACACTGATGGTCGACATTCTAAGGATAGGAAAGTGCAATCTATCAACGAAGAGCGGCTGGACAGCGGTCTTGACTCTCTCAAAGACGAGGAATATGAAGTTGTCGCCAGTGAGCTCGAGTGTCTTCGTGTGGATTGTCCCTCACCGCAGAGAGACGAATGCGCCAATGAACCCTGGAAGGAACACGTTTTAGAGGACGGAGACAC GCTTCTCCACCTTGCCATTATCCATGAAGCCAAGGACTGTGCAAGGAAGTTGATAGAGCTGTCATGCAATGAGCCTTTCCTCAATCAACAGAACTACCAGAGACAG ACTCCGCTCCATCTGGCTGTGATCACAGAGCAGGCTGAGATAGTGGAGCGTCTGCTGAAGGCTGGCTGTGACCCAATGCTAGTGGACGACAGTGGCAATACAGCCCTCCACATTGCCTGTAGGAAGGGCTCTCTCACCTGCTTCAGTGTCCTCACCCAGACCCAGGGCTGCTCGACCCAGCTCACAGCCATCATGGCCACACCAAACTACAGTG GTCAGAACTGTTTGCATCTGGTCTCTATCCATGGCTTTCTCTCGCTTGTGGAGAGCCTTGTTGCTCTCGGAGCTGACATCGATGCACAG GAGCAGTGTAATGGCCGCAGCCCTCTCCACCTGGCTGTGGACCTACAGAACCTGGACTTGGTACGGCTCCTGGTCAGTAACGGCGCTAACGTCAACAGCCTAACCTATGGAGGTCACACGCCGTACCACCTGACCTACGGTCGCCAGAACGCTGCAATCCAAAGGGAACTGTATGAGCTGACGGCTCAGGAGTTGAGAGAACTGCCAGACAGTGAGTCTGAGGACAGTGAGGAAGAGGGACAGTCTGATGAGGAAGAG GTAACATGTTGGTATGATGACATCCAATGGAATATGCACAAGTAG
- the LOC129811870 gene encoding NF-kappa-B inhibitor alpha-like isoform X2 produces MYYGWGSKKAALTLRWSGKSRASCQKPDTLQRAPVRQDTTSRNSLKQRLLHLAIIHEAKDCARKLIELSCNEPFLNQQNYQRQTPLHLAVITEQAEIVERLLKAGCDPMLVDDSGNTALHIACRKGSLTCFSVLTQTQGCSTQLTAIMATPNYSGQNCLHLVSIHGFLSLVESLVALGADIDAQEQCNGRSPLHLAVDLQNLDLVRLLVSNGANVNSLTYGGHTPYHLTYGRQNAAIQRELYELTAQELRELPDSESEDSEEEGQSDEEEVTCWYDDIQWNMHK; encoded by the exons ATGTACTATGGCTGGGGGTCAAAGAAGGCGGCGCTCACACTCCGCTGGTCGGGAAAGTCCCGGGCCTCGTGCCAGAAACCAGATACGCTGCAACGTGCGCCAGTGCGTCAAGACACCACTAGTAGAAATAGCTTGAAGCAAAG GCTTCTCCACCTTGCCATTATCCATGAAGCCAAGGACTGTGCAAGGAAGTTGATAGAGCTGTCATGCAATGAGCCTTTCCTCAATCAACAGAACTACCAGAGACAG ACTCCGCTCCATCTGGCTGTGATCACAGAGCAGGCTGAGATAGTGGAGCGTCTGCTGAAGGCTGGCTGTGACCCAATGCTAGTGGACGACAGTGGCAATACAGCCCTCCACATTGCCTGTAGGAAGGGCTCTCTCACCTGCTTCAGTGTCCTCACCCAGACCCAGGGCTGCTCGACCCAGCTCACAGCCATCATGGCCACACCAAACTACAGTG GTCAGAACTGTTTGCATCTGGTCTCTATCCATGGCTTTCTCTCGCTTGTGGAGAGCCTTGTTGCTCTCGGAGCTGACATCGATGCACAG GAGCAGTGTAATGGCCGCAGCCCTCTCCACCTGGCTGTGGACCTACAGAACCTGGACTTGGTACGGCTCCTGGTCAGTAACGGCGCTAACGTCAACAGCCTAACCTATGGAGGTCACACGCCGTACCACCTGACCTACGGTCGCCAGAACGCTGCAATCCAAAGGGAACTGTATGAGCTGACGGCTCAGGAGTTGAGAGAACTGCCAGACAGTGAGTCTGAGGACAGTGAGGAAGAGGGACAGTCTGATGAGGAAGAG GTAACATGTTGGTATGATGACATCCAATGGAATATGCACAAGTAG